In Zalophus californianus isolate mZalCal1 chromosome 16, mZalCal1.pri.v2, whole genome shotgun sequence, the sequence TACCGTCTCCCGCTCCTCCTTGAGCACCTGCAGCCCAAGCAGCACCCCCAGCTCAGGCACTGCCCTCGGGGGCTGGAGCCGGGGGTGCTGGGGGCCCCACACTCACCTGCACGACCACTTTGCCGATGTGCTTCCCTTGGGCCATGAAACGGAAGGCGTCCTCCACCCGGTGCTTGGGGAACATGGTGCACTTGAGGGGCCGCACCACACCGTCCCGGATGCCCGCCTGCAGCAGCCCAGCCACCTCCCGCCAGTCGCTGCCCCCGTCATCCATGAGCGCGTCCAGCAGAATTCCGTGGAACGTCACGTTCTTCAGGAAGATGGCCATGCCTgtgtgggcagtggggagggctCAGCTCTCATGGCCCCCAGCTGACCCTGCGGACCTCGCCCGCCCACGGGCCTCCTGTTGCCCGCCTGCCCACTGCCCGCCTCACCCAGCTGGTGGTTGTTGGAAAGGTCGAATTTGCCGATCTCCAGGAACCGGCCGTGCTGGGCCAGGCAGCGCACACTGGCCTGCAGCTTCTCCTCCGCCAGAGAGTTCAGAACCAGGTCGACACCTTGCGAGGGGGTGTGGGGAAAGAGAGGTCCTCTCCGTCATGACACTGGCCCCGGCCCCACTGTCCCCGCCTGGGCCcggtgaggaagggcagaggaggacgGTGGGAGCGCGGGTGGACAGCGACTGGTGGGCGTGCCAGGGCCGCTGCCGGGGGCCCGCGAGCCGCGCTCACCCTTCCCGCCTGTGTGTCGCAGCACGTGCTGCTCGAAGGACGTGTCCCGGGAGTTGGCAAAGCTGGTGTCGCCAAGCTGAGGGAACCTGGCCTGGAGGTACGCGCGCTTCTCGGCGGACCCTGGTAGGGAGAGGCGCGTGCTAAGCCAGGccgtggggcgggggcgggggcggggacaGCCTCGGGCTCCCGGGAGGGCTGGTGGGCTTACCCACGGTGGTGAAGACGCGGCAGCCCAGGCTCAGGGCGATGGCGATGGCGGCCTGGCCCACGCCGCCCGAGCCCGAGTGGATGAGCACCGTCTCCCCACGCTGCACGCGCCCCCGCACCACCAGTGAGTAGTAGGCAGTAGAGTATACCACGGGCACGGAAGCTGCCTCTTCCAGGGTCCTGTGGGCACGGCACACGAGGTCAGCTCGCGCCTGAGTCTCGGCCGTGGCCGCGTGGGGTGCCGGGCTCACGGTCCCACCGACTCACCAGCTAGACGGCACCTCCCACAGGAAGTCCTCAGACAGCAGGACGGAGGTGGCCAGGCCCTCAGCGGGCACCAGCCCCATCACACGCTTGCCATTGGCGTCCCGGCCAGAgaactccatgcccagcatacaATCCCGGGAGGCCCATTTCCCTGGGGGTAGATGGTGGCGGTGAGCCCTGCGTCTCCCCgggcgggaggtgggggtgcCTGGTGCGCAAGCTCAGGCCTGAGGAGCTTCCAGGGCACTGAGTGCTGTGGGTCAAGGAGCCCTTCCTCTTCCCGGTCCCTGGCCTGGAGCATCTGCTCTGGCCATGCCCGCAGGATGCAGTCCGTACCTGGGATGGCGTCAGGGGAGAGCTTGCCCGTGGCCAGCATGATGTCTCGGAAGTTGAGGGAGGCGTAGTTGACGGTGCAGAGGTGGATGCCGGGGTCAGTGGGCTGGGCGTGACGCAGAGGGGAGCAGACCCAGCGGATGGAGGAGAGGTCCCCCCGGGTGAGGACATTCACGAAGGCGTGCTCGGTCTGCTCCTCTGGCAGGCCTGAAGGCGACAGGAAATGCGGCTGCCACAGGGGCTTCCTAGCCAGGGCCCCCTAGCCCCCTGTCACCCTTGGACCACCCAGCTATAACGCAAGGAGCtggtgggggccagggaggcaTCTTAGGAGGGCTCACCATGCTCCAGGGGGAAATGGCGGAAGGCCCCCCAGGACCCGTCCCGGTAGACGTTCATCACGAGGTCCCCCTGTAACACCTTCTGCAACTCTGAGGAGCTTGGGTCCATCTTGGGGATGGGGGAGGTGCTGCTGAGGTTGGACACCAGGATGCATCTGTGGGCAACCACACAGGTGaggggaggctggaggtgggagagggcgagggcagaggagggggagagggagaggggacctGCAGCTCTGTGGCTGTCTCTCACCGAATCCGGTGGCTGCCAGGCTCTCGGCGGAGACAGTTCACCATGCCCACGACGCCCGAGGTGGTGCAGCTGAAGGCCGTCAGCCACACAGGTTGGGAGGAGCCGTTGGCCAGAACGTTCTGCGGGACGAAGGAAGGGTTGGCGTCTGGGTGGGTCCCCAGGCCCGTGGGCTGGGAGGCCCGGCAGAGACTGACCTTCAGGGAGTCCACCCATCGGAAGCTGGTGTCTTCCACGGGCAGGAAGATGGGGCTGTCCTGTGGGGCCGGCCGGCGGCGGCACAAGAAGAGCACGGAGCCGTAGAAGGATCTCTTCAGGGCCACCAGGTGCAGGGACGCCCCAGCAAATAGACCCTCCCACTCGTCCTGCGTGGGTAGGGCGGGGTCAGTGCTCAGCCAgcctccccgccccagccccagccccgcccccgccccttcACCTGGCTCAGGAGGCTCTGCCCGCCTCGCTGGGGCTCTGGGCAGGTGAGGAAGGCGACCGTCTCTCCCAGCAGGTGTCCTCTGAGCAGCGTGTGCAGCAGCAGGAAGCCGCCCTCCTTGAGAGTGGCTACCATGTTGCGGAGGGCCGTGGCTGGGTCACGGAGGGTGGCCACGGCACAGTTGCATGCCAGCAGGTCAGCCATGCCcaggctgctgggggcagggtCTGCAGGGTCCCACTGGCCCTGGGTCATGCCATACTCCTGCAGCTTGGCCTGGACAGCctccagggcctgggggtggcGGTCCGTGGCTGTGTAGTCCAGCTGGACCAGGGGCTGGGTGTTGAGCAGTGCCGGAATGCGGGAATACAGGCGGCCATCACCAGCCAGcacctggaggtggggagagctTCCTGGACCAGCTGCCCACCAGGCAGGCACCCTGATCCAAGCTGGCGGACATCTGCCAGAAAGGCCCACCCACCCACACTGCTGAGAAGACCACCAGCTAGTGTCCTCCCCCGGAGCTCTCCTTCAAGCAGGGTGAAACGGTCAAGGACACGAGGGCAGCCTTGGCACAGCTTCTGACGGGCCCTGGCGTTTCTCACGGCTGAGCCTGCCTGGACCTGGGTCCACACACCCACCTCTACAATGTGCATCCTGGGGCTGCTCAGGTTCTCCAGGGCGGTGTCCACGCAGGCCTTGAGTGCCGGGGAATCGAGAAGGCCGCGGAGCAGGGGGTCGTCATGCAGCAGGGGCCTCTGCTGGGCCAGTAGCTGGTCCAGCTCTAGCTGCAGGCTCCCATTGAGCTGGAGTTGGCAGGCAGCTCCCAGCAACTGAGGCAGGCCCTGCTGTGGGggctcccggggcacctgggccCCATCCAGCCCAGGGACCACCATCTTTAGCCCCTGCTGGGCCACCTTGGTCTGCAGTGCCTGTgccagccctggggagggggagatgggcaCTAAGGCGCGGTCTCACTCAGGCCAGTGTTCCCTAAGCTCCCCCATACAGCAGGGGTCTGCTTAGAGCAGGGATCCATCAGTAACCAGGACCCAGGTGACCCTGGCCTCCCAGGGCCCactgcctggccctgcccctggaTAAGCGAACAGATGGGGTAGACAGAGGGCAGCCTGGTCCTCTAGGACTAGGAACTAGTCCCCTGGGTGGGTGTCATCAAGGCGTGAGCTCCACAGAGAGTAGGCTCCCTATGGAGCGTGGGCTCAGTGCCCTGACATCCCCGGCGGCACGCCAGGCCCCCGCCGATTATCCCTCACCCATCAGCGTGGGTGTGAGCCCTCACGTGGTCTGCCGGGCCAGGCCCCTGCGGCATCACACCCAAATGCCTGGCTGGGGACACAGGTGGGAAGGACCGACTCCGTCCTTGTGCCCTAAGCTAACCCCGAAGACCGGGAGCCTCTCGAGGAGGCAAGTTTTGGCTCCTTGTGAAGCAGGAGGTTGTCACGCTGGAACGGGTCCCAGCGAAGGGCTGTGTGGAAAGCTGAGAAACTCCCTTTTGCCAGAGGCATCTGACGGAGGCTGGAAcacaggggcaggggctgggcctcACCCCTGCACAGCTGCAGCTCATCCTGTAGGGCTGCGTTtccagccaggagccccccctCCACGTAGGGAGTGAAGCAGAACTTCTCCAGGATCGGGGCAAGCTGCTCCTGCTGCCGCCTCGGGGCCACGGAGGAGTGCAGGCCTGAGACGAGGGCCCCGCCAGCTACCGTGCGGTTCAGACAACTGCTCACCACCGCGTCAGCCACTGTGGGGAAGAGCCGGGTGAGCGCGGGCCGCGGCCGGCCCAGCGACGCAGGCGCGGGGGGCCTGGGACTCAGGGCTACCTTGGGCCTGGCCCTCGAGCGAGTACACCTTCTGCCGGTGAGCGGCGGGGTCGATGTGGATAGAGGTGATGCGGGTGGGCAGGCGCAGGGTGCGCTGGGCTACGCTCAGGATGGACATCTGCAGCATGGCGTCCAGGAAGGTCACCCAGCTGCCCTTCCACAGCAGCCGGCCTGTGCGACCTGTGGCAGAGGGACCGTCGGCGTGGCCGGGCCGGGCCTCCCATGCTCACGGCACCCTCTCCTCCACACGGGCCCTCACACCCAGCACAGCCCCCTGTCCACATGACTCAGGCGGTGGAGTCACGTGGCACCTGGGTCCTGGGCAGCAGGTCAGGCCCCGTGCGGCCTGCAGGGAGGGGGCCCCAAGGCTCGTTCCTGGAGCATCAAGGGAGGATGTGGCGCCCTACCTCCCAGGTCGGCCTCCAAAATGCCCTGGAAGCAGGGGCCATAGTCATAGCCACGCAGCCGCAGCTCCTTGTATACGTCCCCCTGGGACAGGTGGAACGCAGCCGTGGGGTCCATGGGGTCCGGGCCCTCCTGGCTGTCGAAGAGCTTGGGGTCAGGCTCCTCCCACTGGTACACCTTccctacggggggggggggagggcagaagagcCTGAGGTGCGTAGAGTGGAGCTGGTCGCCAAGGGTCCACTCGGAGGCCAGCCCCCACCCGAGAGCCCATGGCCTGGCCGGACGCCCTCTGCTCACCGCTCACGATCAGATTGCCGTTCTCAGACACCTCAAAGGTGCGGGAAGCCTCCAGAAGCCGCACTTCCAGAGCCACAGTCCCTGTGGACGGCAAGGCTGGAGATGAGCAGCAGGGGTCAGCCGTCAGCACTCCCGCCCTGACCCCGGCAGCCACCCCACCTCACCGGTCTTGGGCAAGATGGTGGCCTGGTGCAGTGTCACATCCTCAAACACCACGGGCATCTCTTCCACGTTCTGGCTCGAGGCCCGCGCCAGCGTCCTCCAGACCAGGCACAGATAGCCGGTGGCAGGAAGGAGAACGCGGCCGTCGATGCGGTGGTCCAGCAGGTAGTGGTCGGGGGACTCGGGGCTGGTGTCTGTGCGGGCTGGACCTTAGTGCCGGCACCCAGGCGGGAGAAGGCACccttgccgccccccccccaactgcccCCAGGCCCCGCTCACCAATGTTGTAGACGGTGGCGGCAGACGAACCACTGGAGCCGCTGGGGAAGTCCCCGGCGGCAGGCACGTCCCAGATCTGACTGTGGTCCCACTTGATGTGGGGGGAGATGAGAGGGGTCCCCCGGGGAACCGGGAACTCCACGGGCGGAAACAGGCCATTGGGGTTGGCGTCAacgctggggggtgggggagaggtgtGAGGCGCACACCTGGGCTGGCGGCCTTGCCCGGGACCACCCTGTCATACCCTCGGCCAGCCATCTCCCACGAGACCCCAGAGATCATCAagacgggggggtggggtgggggccataCCAAGGGAGCTTGAGGTGGCCCAGCACCCACCAGCCCACTTCCTGGGGACAACCTCAAGGCCACCAAGCAACCCTATTACCATGCTCTGCTGTCGGGGAGAAGCTCCGGGGAgaccgccccctcctccccccactgggAATCCGGCCCCCTCCCCGGTGGCCCAGCAGGGGCAGCCGACCCACCCCAGCAGGTGGAGCCTGCCCACGTTCCTGAGGAAGAACTCCAGGTTGTCTCTCTGGTCCTTCTTCATCAGGGGGATGATGGTGCAGCTGGGCTTGACACCTCTCTTCAGGACGGCCTGGTGAGGCAGATGGGCTTGGCCTTCCTCACTGGTTCCCACCTGCCCGCAGGCCCAGACCCTTGGCTTCTCTTGGCCGATGCACCAAGACCACTATCCCTCCTGGAACTGGCCGGCCTTCCCCGCTCCTGGCCCCAGCTGGTGCGCACCTGCAGCAGGGCGTGGGGGGCGATCTCCAGCACCACGGCGTGCTCAGGCACGTGACGCAGCGCCTCCTGGAACAGCACTGGGCTCACGAGGTTGTTGACGCTGTACTCCGCCGAGGATGTGCGGGCCAGGCTACCTTGCCACTGGGCCTCGGGGATGGAGGTGCTGAGCCAGCGCGCCGAGCGGGGCCTCGGCTCCCGGATCACCTGCGCACGTGACTCCGTCAGCCGTGCGGGGCCTCAGCCCCCACCGCCCTGCCTCCAGGAGGCCCTGCCTCCAGGGAGCCCCCGTAGGGTGGCCAGCCCACCTTCTTGAGTGCCTGCAGCAGCGTGGGGGCGATGGACTCCATGAAGTAGGAGTGAAAGGCCATGCCGCCTGTCTGCACCTCCTTGGCAAACACGCCCTCCTGCTTCAGCTGCTCCATAAATGTGACCACCTGGGCCTAAGGACAGAGGTGTCGGGCTGGACGAGTGTGACCGGTTCCCCACGCAGAGCTCCCCctgagggatggggaagggactTGGGGATGAGCCTTGCCTCCCAGGGCCCACCTGAGGTCCTGAGATGGTCACTGTGTCTTCGGAGTTGTGGCAGGCGGGCACAATGCCAGGGGGACAGCGCTGTTTACACTCCTCCCAGGACAAGCCTGTGGGCAGGGATGGCCTCAGGGGGCGGGCTGTGGGGAGCCAGGGCCCCCACCCGAGAGGAAGGCGCTGCCCGGGGCAGGCCCTAATGACAGGGGTGCGGTAATGACAGCCGCGGAGCGGGGCCTTTACAGGGCACTTTCGCTCCTGCTGCGTTTGATCTCGGAGGACACCTTCTCTGTTGTCCCACAGGTGGGGAGCCAGGTCCTGAGCCTCCGACAGGCCACCGCGGGCCTCGGCCCCTCCCCGGCAGCCCCTCAGGGTGGTGGCTCTCTGAGGTGTCCTTCCTGTCTCCGGCCCAGCCTGCCTGAGGCACGAGCAGGTACCAACACAAGGGAACCAAAGCGAGTCACCCTGACACTGACTTTATCAAAAGCTCCCTGGCTTcttgtgtcgggggggggggcattctTGTCCCTACGTGGCTTCAGCCCAGCCTATGGCGACGACGGCCTGTGCGTTTACTGCCAGCCGTAGGCTGCTGGGGTGGGTCACGGCGTCCGCCCCGTGTGAACAGGAGGAAGGTCGGGGACGCCCCTGAGGCTGGTGGGGGGAGCGGGACGGAGGAGCACAGAGGGACACCCACCCACGGCCGCCATGGCCCCTGGTGGGATGCTGGCCTCCTTGATGCACTGGCCTCTCCAGTAGGCGGTGAGGATGGCTTCCTCCTGGGAAAGGCAGCCATCTGCGTAGCCACAGGCCACCTCCCCCAGGGAGTGCCCGATGATGCCATCGGGCCGTAGGCCCATGGAGGTCAGCAGGTCTATGAGGGCGatctggggggaggagaggggcatgAGGAGCCACGCCCGCCCGGCCACCAGCCCCGTCCTGCCCACTGGCCCCCCGAGCCCAAGGGCTCACCTGGATGGCGGTGAGGCTCACGAAGGAGTGCACAAGGTCGTCGAAGCAGCTCTCGTCTGTGCTCAGAAGCAGCTCAGACACCTGCAGGCCCAAGGGCTTCACGGCCTCGTCGGAGCGCAGGATGGAATCTCGGAAGCTGTGCAGGCGCATGAGGCTCGACCCCATCCCGTGCCACTGCGCACCCATCCCTGTCCCAAGGAGAGCTGTCAGGGGTGGTGGCCGCCGGGGCCAGCCCCCCACTCACCCTCCCAGGCGGGCCCGCACAGCCGGCCTCTCACCAGAGCAGATGAACCAGAGTGGACGCTGGCCAGCAGGCGGCTGGGCCTCCTGCACCTCCGGGCTGCTCTCCTCCCCGCCCAGCACCGCGTAGCCCCGGAAGGGCATGGCGGTGGGGGGGACGGCCGCGATGTCATTGAGCATGCTCACGAAGGCCAGGTCCTGGCTGTGCTGGTGGCCCTGCTCCAGCAGGCACTGCACGGCCTCCAGGGTGCGCCCACTGGCCCGCAGCAGACGGGGCAGGGTGACGTGTGGGGTGGACGGCGAGGGTCGCTGCAAATTGGGCCTGAGGATGACGTGCACATTGGAGCCGCCGAAGCCAAAGGAGTTGATAGCCACGTTGCCTCCATGGACGGGCAGGGGCCGGTCCACCACCTGCAGCCGCCCTTCCCGGAGTGCGGGAATCTCAGTGTTTGGGCTGTGGAAGTGCAGGTTGGGGGCCCAGAGCCCGTGTTCCAGGGACAGCAGCACCTGCAGGGGGCTCGCAGTTGGTGGGGCAGCTGGCCTCGGACTCCTTGCACTGCTGCCTGGGGTCAGGCCCACCTGCGCCCCTGCCTCACCTAACACAGCGCAGGGACCCAGtgacccttcccctctctgggccccacgCCTTCACCTGGGGCCCCAGGGCGCCCCCCAGACGGATGGGCTGTGGGCCTGGACACAGAGGCCCCCTCAGCCAGAGCTCCTTCCAGGTCCCAGTTCTTGCAGGAACGGTAAGCAGGTTACGATGTCAGCCCCAAGGAGCCTAGAGCACCAGGGAGCCCCCGCCGCATCCAGGAGCTACCAGTGCGTGGTCTCCCCACAGGCCACCCAGCGCCCCCCACCGGCTGGTCAGGAAGACTGTGGGACGGGGGGCAGCCACTGCCCCCTCCTCTGGCCCACAGGGAGCAAGGGTCGAGACCAGTCACAGGCTTGTGCCCTGCTGTCCGGGCCTCAGTGGCCGGCACCCCTCAGCACAGTCTGTGGGAAACCCCCCCTTGCCTGGCAGGCAGGACGGCTCCAGGCCCGCCCACCTACCTTGGCCATGGCTGCGAGCCCTGAGGCGGGCTCCGGGTGCCCCATGTTCGACTTTGTGGACCCGATCAGCAAAGGGTCCCGGCGGGTGGTGCAAAGGGCTCGGTCTATGCCGTTCAGCTCCTGGGGGTCGCCCACCTGTGGAGGACAAGAGGGGGGTCAGGGTCCCGCCCGGGCGCCTCTCaggcctggggtgtggggggtgggcagggcactCACCTTGGTCCCCGTGCCGTGGGCTTCGATATACTCCAGAGACTCTGGGGCCAGCCCAGCCGGCTCGTACAGGGAGCGGATGAGCTGCTCCTGGGCCTCCCCAGAGGGGAAGGTTACACCTGTGGGATGAGCCAGGCCTCAGCCCCCAACCAATGACCACCTGCAGCAGCCAGGCCCGGGCCCCTCCAGCCCCCGGCCGGCACCCACCTTGTTCCTTGCAGCCGTCGGTGTTGGTGCCGGCGTTCAGGATGGTGGCATACACGCGCCGGGCCAGGGACTTCTTGGTCAGCAGGATGACCACCACGGCTTCCGAGCGACAGTAACCGTTCCCTGCATGGAGAGGGCACCTCAGGCCTAGGGGCTCTGCTGCTCCACGCCCCCCAGGGCCAAGAGCTCTGGGGCTACCCCCTGCCCTTCCCGCCCCTGCTCGCTCACCAGACTCGTCGAAGGACTTGCAGGTGCCTTCAGGGCTCAGCATGCCCAGCTTCATGAACTGCACGGAGGTGTTGGGCTTGAGCAGGATGTTGATGCCGCCCACGATGGCGCTGGGGCACTCCCCACTGCGGATGGCCTCATAGGCATTCTGCAGAGCCATGAGGCTGGAGGAGCAGGCTGTGTCCAGAGCGATGCTGGGCCCTGTGAGCAAGAGCACAATGGGGGGGCCCTGGTGGCTCTAGCAGAGTGCCCTCCACTGGGAACCCATGGCACGGACGCCTCGCCCTGGCCAGCCTTCCTGGGGGAACCAGAGGCCCAGACGGGCTGGGTGGGTACCCACCtttaaaatcaaagaagaaggaaagacgGTTGGCCATCATGGCACGCTGGCAGCCCACCATGCTGTAGCCCAAGAGAGTCTCAGGGTCTCGGCTAAGGGCCTCTGAGGCCTCGGAGCCGCTCACGCCCACCCAGACACCGGTGTGTGTCCCTCGGAGAGATGCTGGGTTGATGCCTGCAGGAAGCAATGGTAAGGCCTGGCAGCCGGGCCTGCTGCCCAGCTCTGGGGCTAAGTCCTCCCTCTTAGCCTGGCTCTGGAGGGGCCTGAGCGAGGCAGCCAGCCCAGGTAGGGCTGAGGACAGGCAACTGGGTCACAAGGAACCCAGGGCCCAGGAGGCAGGTGGGGCTccaggctctgggccaggcagAGGCCGGACACAGCCGGAGGTGAGCACAGAAGGCAGCATTGTCCCCAGGACACTGCCCTGGCCCCTGGTGTCACCAGTAGGGTCTGGCAAGCCCCAGTGACCAATGAGCACCCAAGCACCAAGGGCAGCCTTCCCTAGGACAGGctaagataaggaaacagaggtaGACAAAGGCTGAGTGTCCAGgctgggaaaggagggagggaccCCGGCCAGCCTCTGGGGAATGGCGTCCAAGGTCTCTGCTGGCCCTTCATTCCAGGGCACTCTGTGCTTGCAGCACTGTCCCATGCGGGCCCCAGGGGCTGACTAGCTGTGCAGCAAGCAAGCTGGAAGGCCAGGGCTGCCTGCCCGCCTGCCTGCAGTACAACTGGCCGGCTCCCAGGCTCCCCCTCAGGCCTGggctcccaccacccacctgcGGAGGCGCCACACCCACGTGGCCGGCCTCCTCTCCCACCAGGCAAGACGTTTAGGCCCCTGGGGCGGTAGGAACAGGTCTGTGCCCCGTGACAAGGGACAGCTGTCTCGAAGCACTTGTACAAGGCTTGgcagagcccagagaaggggagagTGGAAAGCAAGAGTCCTGGGGGCCGGACCCCACCTCCCGCTCTGCCTGGCACTCCAGCCTTGCCCCAAGACCAGCtggactttggggagggaggaaattGGGGCATCAGGGCATGCCAGGGACACCATGTGTGCGGTTGTGAAACCTCGACCTGCTCCCAGGCCCACGCCTCCCACATCTCCTCGAGCCCATGGGCCATGGACCAGGGCCCAGGAGAGCCACAGCGCCTTGCACTGCCTCCTTGGTAACTTTTGTGTCTTTGGACTTCTGCTTTTAGAAGTGAGAAGAGGCAACGCTGTCATAATTTCTGGGCAGGTGGGAACCTCAGGGACGGGCCCCCAGCCCCGAGGTGGCCATAGTTGGCCAGCAGCCTCATGAGGACCCACCTCCGTCCAAGATGGCCTCGTAGGTGACCTCCAGCAGCAAGCGCAGCTGGGGGTCCATAGTGTGAGCCTGCTTTGGGTGGACCCCGAAGAAAGAGGCGTCGAACCTGGATAGGTCCTTCAGCTTGCCAGACCGCCTGGGCAGGCCATAGAGTCCTGCAGACATAGACAGGTGGAAGGCTGTGGGCCCCGAGTGACCGACGGCAAAGTCCCTGCTGTGATAGGGAGCCATGAGCTCCCGGGAAGACTGGGCAGGGGCTGGTGCTGCTAGGTCTGGGGTGCCACTTGGGCGACACCAGCCCTCCTTCTGAGATGGGGCCCCACTGGGCAGCCGTGGGGGAGGTGGCCTCGGAGCAGAGCCCAGTGGGGACAgtgccctcctcctgcccaccacTGCCCTAGCCAGAGACCCTCGGCCTGTCCTAAACTGCCTGGCTGCTGAGGCCGGCCAGACTCCACCACGCTGACTCACATCCCGTAGATCAGGTAGAGCTGCTCTGCAGAACAACCTACTGGGCGGGAGGGAGTCAAACCAGCTTCCCGAGAGAGCCTGGCATCTTATCTGGCAGTAGCTGGCTGGGCTCAGAGGAACAGGGTGGTGGGCGGTGGGGCCAGGGTGCCTGCCCACCTGGCCTCACCCTGGATCTGCTCCCCCAGCAGATCACCTAGCTCGGCTATAAAACGGGCAGATGCATGCTCAGGGTTGGCCCTCAGCCTCCCGTGGGCCCCCAGTCCCCAGCCTCGCCTTGGTGACCAGTGGCTCTGCCACTGGGACCGGGGTTCAGGCTGCATCCAGAGCAAGAACAGGAGAGGGTCCCCTTGTGTGGGGGGGTGAGTGCGAGGGCCACCCACTCACCTGCCTTCCACCTCCTGTCGTCGTCTGTCACCATGTCTACGCCGCCGATGAGATTGGCCCAAAACTCCTGCATATTGTCCGACTCGGGCAGCTTCCCGGACATGCCAGCAATCACCACCTCCTCCATGGCTGCTCTCTGCAGAGAGGGCAGCATGGGAGCCTGATGCTGGTCAGCTCTGGCGGCCACACCACCAGGAGGcagcctcccaccctctcccctggcttcctGACCCCACAGCACCACCTATGGGTTTGAGAGCAGTTGGTTAGCTCCTGTGCGCTGTGCGAGCTGGGACAGAAGCCCAGGGCATATGGGGTGGGGGTCCATGCTGGTCCAGCCAGCCCTTACTTGTCATTGGGAGGGTCGGGCCCTCTGGCCTTTGGCACTGACCTGTCACATGTGGTGACTACACCATGGCCCTGCTACCCCTGTGTCTGCCCCCCAACAGTCGGTGGTCTGTGCAACCTgctgctggggtcctgggagaggTAGCAGGCAGGGCCATCCCAGAAGAGCTGAACCCTTCCTGGGACAGGGCCACCCGGCCATCAGTGTGTTAAGAGCTGACCCAAGGAATCaagcaagcaaaaaagaaagggtGTCAAAGTTTGAGGGAAAAATATATGAGAATGGGGGGAACACCAGCCCACACTGACCAGTGGGCCCT encodes:
- the FASN gene encoding fatty acid synthase, translating into MEEVVIAGMSGKLPESDNMQEFWANLIGGVDMVTDDDRRWKAGLYGLPRRSGKLKDLSRFDASFFGVHPKQAHTMDPQLRLLLEVTYEAILDGGINPASLRGTHTGVWVGVSGSEASEALSRDPETLLGYSMVGCQRAMMANRLSFFFDFKGPSIALDTACSSSLMALQNAYEAIRSGECPSAIVGGINILLKPNTSVQFMKLGMLSPEGTCKSFDESGNGYCRSEAVVVILLTKKSLARRVYATILNAGTNTDGCKEQGVTFPSGEAQEQLIRSLYEPAGLAPESLEYIEAHGTGTKVGDPQELNGIDRALCTTRRDPLLIGSTKSNMGHPEPASGLAAMAKVLLSLEHGLWAPNLHFHSPNTEIPALREGRLQVVDRPLPVHGGNVAINSFGFGGSNVHVILRPNLQRPSPSTPHVTLPRLLRASGRTLEAVQCLLEQGHQHSQDLAFVSMLNDIAAVPPTAMPFRGYAVLGGEESSPEVQEAQPPAGQRPLWFICSGMGAQWHGMGSSLMRLHSFRDSILRSDEAVKPLGLQVSELLLSTDESCFDDLVHSFVSLTAIQIALIDLLTSMGLRPDGIIGHSLGEVACGYADGCLSQEEAILTAYWRGQCIKEASIPPGAMAAVGLSWEECKQRCPPGIVPACHNSEDTVTISGPQAQVVTFMEQLKQEGVFAKEVQTGGMAFHSYFMESIAPTLLQALKKVIREPRPRSARWLSTSIPEAQWQGSLARTSSAEYSVNNLVSPVLFQEALRHVPEHAVVLEIAPHALLQAVLKRGVKPSCTIIPLMKKDQRDNLEFFLRNVGRLHLLGVDANPNGLFPPVEFPVPRGTPLISPHIKWDHSQIWDVPAAGDFPSGSSGSSAATVYNIDTSPESPDHYLLDHRIDGRVLLPATGYLCLVWRTLARASSQNVEEMPVVFEDVTLHQATILPKTGTVALEVRLLEASRTFEVSENGNLIVSGKVYQWEEPDPKLFDSQEGPDPMDPTAAFHLSQGDVYKELRLRGYDYGPCFQGILEADLGGRTGRLLWKGSWVTFLDAMLQMSILSVAQRTLRLPTRITSIHIDPAAHRQKVYSLEGQAQVADAVVSSCLNRTVAGGALVSGLHSSVAPRRQQEQLAPILEKFCFTPYVEGGLLAGNAALQDELQLCRGLAQALQTKVAQQGLKMVVPGLDGAQVPREPPQQGLPQLLGAACQLQLNGSLQLELDQLLAQQRPLLHDDPLLRGLLDSPALKACVDTALENLSSPRMHIVEVLAGDGRLYSRIPALLNTQPLVQLDYTATDRHPQALEAVQAKLQEYGMTQGQWDPADPAPSSLGMADLLACNCAVATLRDPATALRNMVATLKEGGFLLLHTLLRGHLLGETVAFLTCPEPQRGGQSLLSQDEWEGLFAGASLHLVALKRSFYGSVLFLCRRRPAPQDSPIFLPVEDTSFRWVDSLKNVLANGSSQPVWLTAFSCTTSGVVGMVNCLRREPGSHRIRCILVSNLSSTSPIPKMDPSSSELQKVLQGDLVMNVYRDGSWGAFRHFPLEHGLPEEQTEHAFVNVLTRGDLSSIRWVCSPLRHAQPTDPGIHLCTVNYASLNFRDIMLATGKLSPDAIPGKWASRDCMLGMEFSGRDANGKRVMGLVPAEGLATSVLLSEDFLWEVPSSWTLEEAASVPVVYSTAYYSLVVRGRVQRGETVLIHSGSGGVGQAAIAIALSLGCRVFTTVGSAEKRAYLQARFPQLGDTSFANSRDTSFEQHVLRHTGGKGVDLVLNSLAEEKLQASVRCLAQHGRFLEIGKFDLSNNHQLGMAIFLKNVTFHGILLDALMDDGGSDWREVAGLLQAGIRDGVVRPLKCTMFPKHRVEDAFRFMAQGKHIGKVVVQVLKEERETVPQVTRPTLMTAVSKTFCPAHKSYIITGGLGGFGLELAQWLVLRGAQKLVLTSRSGIRTGYQAKQVREWRRQGVQVLVSTSNASSLDGARSLIAEAMQLGPVGGVFNLAMVLRDAMLENQTPEFFQDVNKPKYDGTVNLDRVTRAACPELDHFVAFSSVSCGRGNAGQTNYGFANSSMERVCEKRRHDGLPGLAVQWGAIGDVGIILETRRSNEMVIGGTLPQRITSCLEVLDFFLNQPHAVLSSFVLAEKKTTAQGDGSAQLDLMKAVAHILGIRDLATINLDSTLADLGLDSLMGVEVRQILERGHDLLLSMRDIRQLTFRKLQEFSSKAGTANELAAPMAKDNSLTGQQAQLNLSTLLVNPEGPTLTRLNSVQSSERPLFLVHPIEGSTIVFHSLASKLSIPTYGLQCTRAAPLDSIQSLAAYYVECIRQVQPEGPYRIAGYSFGACVAFEMCSQLQAAQQSAAPSHNSLFLFDGSHSYVLAYTQSYRAKMTPGCEAEAEAEAICFFMQQFIDVEHDKVLEALLPLRDLGERVAAAVDLIERSHTGLDRCELTFAARSFYHKLRAAEQYAPRATYHGNVTLLRAKTGGVYGEGLGADYNLSQVCDGKVSVHVIEGDHRTLLEGSGLESILSIIHSSLAEPRVSVREG